The Panicum hallii strain FIL2 chromosome 9, PHallii_v3.1, whole genome shotgun sequence genome has a window encoding:
- the LOC112872836 gene encoding MDIS1-interacting receptor like kinase 2-like, whose product MSRRAPLLLLLLLWYSLRPADSARGEAEALLRWKASLLAPAGALASWSLNGSTAPCAWRGVSCDSRGRVVGVDAAGAGLAGTLGALDLAALGSLASLNLSFNALAGPLFTANVSAPLVSVRSVDLSNNSLSGPIPATLPAYMPNLELLNLSSNQFAGEIPATLAKLTKLQSLVVASNHLAGGIPAVLGNVSGLRELELSSNPLGGTIPAALGKLVSLERINVSLTQLESTIPIELSLCTNLTVIGLAGNDLSGGLPPSLAKLTRVREFNVSKNMLTGEILPDYFTSWTDLRVFQADGNRFTGTIPPEVATASKLEFLSLATNNLSGAIPPVIGRLTSLMVLDLSENEFSGTIPRTIGNLTSLTTLRLYDNKLTGRLPDEFGSMTALQRLSINTNMLEGELPAGLTRLPNLLSIVAFDNLFSGTIPSDFGRNLSIFSMSNNKFSGGLPAGLCNTPRLRYLSLDDNHLSGTVPACYRNFTKLVRFRMARNRLSGDVSEILGSHPDLYYFDLSGNLFDGQLPEHWAQFKSLSYLQLDGNKITGAIPASYGALIALEDLGLTSNRLSGTIPPELGELPLLKLDLSHNMLSGQIPLAMGNVTRMLRLDLSGNRLDGGVPVELTKLAHMWHLNLSRNNLTGSVPALLGRMASLQELDLSGNPGLCGDIAGLDSCRLEPIRSASRRHIVRRRIILVAGVVSAAALLASAVAVACALARRRRRAGKDSTDTTASGSAAALTTASIWGKDAEFSFGDILAATEHFNDAYCIGRGSFGSVYRADLPGGHSLAVKRLDASETGDACWGISEKSFENEVRALTRVRHRNIVRLHGFCAMGGYMYLAYELVERGSVGKVLYGAGRSCERFDWAARVRAIGGLAHALAYLHHDCSPPMVHRDVTVNNVLLDPDFEPRVSDFGTARFLAPGRSDCTSVAGSYGYMAPELAYLRVTTKCDVYSFGVVAMEILMGRHPGGLISSLHSRLPYTSEQGVGARAGEPMLLKDAVDQRLDLPSGQVAGQLVFAFVVALSCVREDPEARPTMRNVAQELSARRLSVLDRPFAAIRVSDLTSSQG is encoded by the exons ATGTCGCGGCGCGCGCctctgctcctcctcctgctcctgtggTACTCGCTGCGGCCCGCGGACTCGGCGCGGGGCGAGGCCGAGGCGCTCCTGCGGTGGAAGGCGAGCCTGCTGGCGCCGGCCGGCGCCCTCGCCTCGTGGTCGCTGAACGGCTCCACCGCGCCGTGCGCGTGGCGCGGCGTGTCGTGCGACTCCCGCGGCCGCGTCGTGGGCGTGGACGCGGCCGGCGCGGGCCTCGCCGGCACGCTCGGCGCGCTGGACCTCGCGGCGCTGGGCAGCCTCGCCAGCCTCAACCTCAGCTTCAACGCGCTGGCGGGGCCGCTCTTCACGGCCAACGTGTCCGCGCCGCTGGTCAGCGTCCGGTCCGTCGATCTGTCCAACAACAGCCTGTCGGGGCCGATCCCGGCGACGCTGCCCGCGTACATGCCGAACCTCGAGCTCCTCAACCTCTCGTCCAACCAGTTCGCCGGCGAAATACCGGCAACCCTCGCCAAGTTGACGAAGCTGCAGAGCCTTGTCGTGGCCTCCAACCATCTCGCCGGCGGCATACCGGCGGTGCTCGGCAACGTCTCCGGGCTACGAGAGCTCGAGCTGTCCAGCAACCCGTTGGGCGGCACGATTCCTGCTGCTCTCGGCAAGCTCGTGTCCCTGGAGCGCATCAACGTCAGCCTCACTCAGCTGGAGTCGACGATCCCAATTGAGCTCAGCCTCTGCACCAACCTCACCGTCATTGGCCTCGCGGGGAACGATCTCTCCGGGGGGCTGCCGCCGTCGCTGGCCAAGCTGACCAGAGTACGCGAGTTCAACGTCTCCAAGAACATGCTCACCGGCGAGATACTGCCGGACTACTTCACGTCTTGGACCGACCTCAGGGTGTTTCAGGCGGACGGCAACCGTTTCACCGGCACGATACCCCCGGAGGTCGCGACGGCATCCAAGCTCGAGTTCCTCTCCTTGGCGACCAACAACCTTTCCGGTGCGATCCCCCCTGTCATCGGAAGGCTGACAAGCCTCATGGTGCTGGACCTCTCGGAGAACGAGTTCTCCGGCACGATCCCCCGGACGATCGGCAACCTCACGAGCCTCACCACCCTGAGGCTGTACGATAACAAGCTCACCGGCCGGCTGCCCGACGAGTTCGGGAGCATGACGGCGCTGCAGAGGCTCTCCATAAACACCAACATGCTGGAGGGCGAGCTGCCGGCTGGCCTCACCCGTCTGCCGAACCTCCTCAGCATCGTCGCCTTCGACAACCTATTCTCCGGCACCATCCCATCGGATTTCGGCCGGAACCTGTCCATCTTCAGCATGTCGAACAACAAGTTCTCCGGCGGGCTGCCTGCGGGGCTGTGCAACACACCCCGCCTCCGGTACCTTAGCCTCGATGACAACCACCTCTCCGGCACCGTGCCCGCTTGCTACCGTAACTTCACAAAGCTGGTGCGCTTCCGGATGGCACGGAACCGGTTGTCCGGCGACGTGTCAGAGATCTTGGGGTCGCATCCTGACCTCTACTACTTCGACCTGTCCGGGAACTTGTTCGATGGACAGCTCCCGGAGCACTGGGCTCAGTTCAAGAGCCTCTCGTACCTGCAGTTGGACGGCAACAAGATCACCGGAGCAATTCCGGCCAGTTACGGCGCCCTGATTGCATTGGAAGATCTGGGCCTCACATCGAATCGTCTGTCTGGAACGATACCGCCGGAGCTCGGTGAACTGCCTCTGCTCAAATTGGATTTGAGTCACAACATGCTGTCCGGCCAAATCCCTCTGGCAATGGGGAACGTCACTCGGATGCTACGGCTGGACCTGTCCGGAAATCGTCTTGACGGTGGCGTGCCGGTGGAGCTGACCAAACTTGCCCACATGTGGCACCTGAACCTGAGCCGCAACAACCTGACCGGAAGCGTCCCAGCTCTGCTCGGAAGGATGGCCTCGCTGCAGGAGCTGGATCTTAGCGGCAACCCGGGACTGTGCGGCGACATCGCCGGCCTGGATTCTTGTCGCTTGGAGCCCATCAGAAGTGCCTCCAGACGGCACATCGTGAGGCGGCGGATcatcctcgtcgccggcgtggTCTCCGCCGCGGCGCTGCTGGCCTCCGCTGTCGCGGTGGCGTGCGCGCTGGCCCGCAGGAGGAGGCGGGCCGGTAAAGACAGCACGGACacgacggcgagcggcagcgCGGCGGCTCTGACGACGGCTTCCATCTGGGGCAAGGACGCGGAGTTCTCGTTCGGCGACATCCTCGCGGCGACGGAGCACTTCAACGATGCCTACTGCATCGGCCGGGGCAGCTTCGGGAGCGTGTACCGGGCCGACCTGCCCGGCGGGCACAGCCTCGCCGTGAAGCGGCTGGACGCGTCGGAGACCGGCGACGCGTGCTGGGGGATCAGCGAGAAGAGCTTCGAGAACGAGGTCCGGGCGCTGACGCGCGTCCGGCACCGGAACATCGTGAGGCTGCACGGGTTCTGCGCCATGGGCGGGTACATGTACCTGGCGTACGAGCTGGTGGAGCGGGGCAGCGTCGGGAAGGTGCTGTACGGGGCCGGGCGGAGCTGCGAGCGGTTCGACTGGGCGGCGCGGGTGCGCGCCATCGGCGGGCTGGCGCACGCGCTGGCGTACCTCCACCACGACTGCTCGCCGCCGATGGTCCACCGCGACGTGACCGTCAACAACGTGCTGCTGGACCCGGACTTCGAGCCGCGGGTGTCGGACTTCGGCACGGCGAGGTTCCTCGCCCCCGGGCGCTCCGACTGCACCAGCGTCGCCGGCTCCTACGGCTACATGGCGCCAG AGCTGGCGTACCTGAGGGTGACGACCAAGTGCGACGTGTACAGCTTCGGCGTCGTGGCAATGGAGATCCTGATGGGCAGGCACCCGGGCGGGCTCATCAGCTCCCTGCACTCGCGGCTCCCGTACACCAGTGAGCAAGGCGtcggcgcccgcgccggcgAGCCGATGCTGCTGAAGGACGCGGTGGATCAGAGGCTGGACCTGCCCTCGGGGCAGGTGGCCGGGCAGCTCGTGTTCGCGTTCGTGGTGGCCCTGTCCTGCGTCCGGGAGGACCCCGAGGCCCGGCCGACCATGCGGAACGTCGCCCAGGAGCTCTCGGCACGGAGGCTGTCGGTGTTGGACAGGCCGTTCGCGGCGATCAGGGTTAGCGACCTGACCAGCTCGCAAGGATAA
- the LOC112877508 gene encoding nucleolin 2-like, which produces MGKSSKKSGVEVAPAAVSVPEGKSAKKGKRNAEDEIEKAVSAKKQKTVPVKVEPVKKQPPPKKVESSSSEEDSSDSEEEVKVQPKKVTQSKKGTQPAKEETSDDSSDGTSDSGDDSSSDDEPAKKPTTLTKKPAAVVSNGSKKVKSDSSSSDSSSDDESDEDEKPAAQLKKPSVASTQKKTQESDSSDSDSDDESDEDSPVKAPVAAKKKEESSDSSGSESEDEDNNAKTVKPAKAAAPKKKEESSDSSESDSESDSDSDEPEKPTVAAKRPLATDKKNKQSSDESEDSSDESSDESDEEPPQKKPKVLSLHVRSAFEHFVSPAYCSSGSAKPATKVSKKESSSDEEEDSEEESDKQAKTPKTKLAQNEDKTPAKNQSQSAGSKTIFVGNLSYSVDREQVKQFFEEAGEVVDVRLPTFEDGSMKGYGHVEFATSEAAQKALEFANHDLMGRPVRVDIAVERGAYTPGSGRDNSSFKKSAPRSGNTVFIKGFDTSSGEDQIRSALEEHFGSCGEIVRISIPKDYETGASKGMAYMDFKDPDSLNKAYELNGSDLGGYSLYVDEAKPRPDNNRDGGFSGGRRGSFSGRGGRSDRGRGGGRGRDGGRGRGFGGRGGRGDRGRGGRGTPYRQSAGTVSTGKKMTFGDDE; this is translated from the exons ATGGGCAAGTCGAGCAAGAAATCCGGTGTTGAGGTTGCACCTGCTGCTGTCTCAGTCCCAGAGGGCAAGTCTGCAAAGAAGG GGAAGAGAAATGCGGAAGATGAGATTGAGAAGGCAGTCAGTGCGAAGAAGCAAAAAACTGTACCTGTAAAGGTTGAGCCAGTGAAGAAGCAGCCCCCTCCCAAAAAAGTTGAGAGCAGTAGCTCTGAGGAAGATTCTTCAGATTCTGAAGAGGAG GTTAAGGTCCAGCCAAAGAAGGTTACTCAATCAAAGAAAGGCACGCAACCTGCTAAAGAGGAGACCAGTGATGATAGCAGCGATGGGACCAGTGACAGTGGTGATGATAGCAGTTCTGATGATGAACCTGCAAAGAAGCCCACTACCCTTACAAAGAAGCCTGCTGCAGTGGTTAGTAATGGTTCCAAAAAGGTTAAGTCTGATAGCAGCAGCTCTGACAGTAGCTCGGACGATGAATCTGATGAGGATGAA AAGCCTGCtgctcagctaaagaagccttCAGTTGCCTCCACGCAAAAGAAGACCCAAGAGTCTGATAGCTCTGACAGTGATTCCGATGATGAATCAGATGAG GATTCGCCTGTTAAAGCTCCAGTAGCAGCCAAGAAAAAGGAAGAGTCGAGTGACAGTTCTGGTTCTGAGTCTGAGGATGAG GATAACAATGCTAAAACAGTAAAGCCTGCCAAGGCTGCTGCTCCTAAGAAGAAAGAGGAATCTAGTGATAGCTCAGAATCTGACTCTGAGTCAGATTCGGATTCTGATGAA CCTGAAAAACCTACTGTTGCTGCAAAAAGGCCTCTAGCGACAGATAAGAAGAACAAACAA tcCAGTGACGAATCTGAGGATAGTTCCGATGAGAGTTCTGATGAAAGTGACGAGGAGCCTCCTCAAAAGAAGCCAAAGGTACTCTCTCTTCATGTTCGCTCTGCCTTTGAACATTTTGTTTCACCTGCTTACTGTTCTTCTGGTTCTGCGAAGCCTGCCACTAAGGTTTCAAAGAAAGAAAGCAGcagtgatgaagaagaagatagtGAAGAGGAAAGTGACAAGCAGGCTAAAACTCCCAAGACAAAATTGGCACAGAATGAA GACAAAACTCCTGCCAAAAACCAAAGTCAGTCTGCTGGATCAAAGACGATTTTTGTTGGCAATTTATCCTACAGTGTAGATCGTGAACAAGT TAAGCAATTTTTTGAGGAGGCTGGTGAGGTTGTAGATGTTCGTTTGCCTACTTTTGAGGATGGGAGCATGAAGGGCTATGGTCATGTTGAATTCGCTACATCTGAGGCTGCTCAGAAG GCACTTGAATTTGCTAATCATGACCTGATGGGACGGCCTGTGAGGGTCGACATTGCCGTTGAGAGGGGCGCGTACACTCCTGGCAGCGG GAGGGACAACAGTTCTTTCAAGAAATCTGCTCCAAGGTCAGGCAACACTGTATTTATTAAAGGCTTTGACACATCTAGTGGAGAGGACCAG ATCCGAAGCGCTCTTGAAGAACATTTTGGCTCATGCGGAGAGATTGTTCGGATTTCAATTCCAAAGGATTATGAAACTGGTGCATCCAAAGG GATGGCATACATGGACTTCAAGGACCCCGATTCCTTGAATAAAGCATATGAGCTGAACGGAAGTGACCTCGGTGGCTACAGCTTGTATGTTGATGAGGCGAAGCCTAGGCCCGATAACAACAGAGATGGTGGCTTCAGTGGTGGCAGGCGTGGAAGCTTCAGTGGAAGAGGAGGGAGAAGTGACAGGGGCCGAGGTGGTGGCCGTGGACGCGACGGAGGACGTGGACGCGGGTTTGGAGGAAGGGGTGGAAGGGGTGACAGAGGCCGTGGAGGCCGGGGCACACCCTACAGGCAGAGCGCTGGTACAGTTAGTACAG GAAAGAAGATGACATTCGGTGATGACGAGTGA
- the LOC112872620 gene encoding receptor-like protein EIX2: protein MAEHAQGFRALLICLCLCLLLLSAEHLAMSMDLDDDDDSFSDEVAVAPARRLSGDSFNVLNTNTSSNKSGSVFCRLLYLQVLDLSNNLLTGELPDCWWEMQALQFMDLSNNSFSGEIPEAPPSHDCSLESLHLAGNGFTGVFPSVVKGCGSLATLDIGNNQFFGRVPPWVGSRVPALKILRLRSNNFTGEIPPEISQLRQLQLLDLANNNFTGPIPREFGKLSAMKNPIINSTGSLTGSNYQDRIDIIWKGQEVILQKILQLMTGIDLSGNSLSQCIPEELTNLEGLRFLNLSRNNLSCGIPESIGSLNVLESLDLSLNELSGAIPVGMSSMVFINTLNLSNNHLSGKIPTGSQLQTLTDPSIYSNNPGLCGPPLDIPCTNASPALNKRNDKDSDQWLYYCVIAGIVFGFWLWYGMILSIPKWRHSAFFFVDAMQYKVMLKLQPIDPYLSKEKSDPFL from the coding sequence ATGGCAGAGCACGCACAAGGCTTCCGAGCCCTTCTCATCTGCCTCTGCCTTTGTCTCCTGCTATTGTCCGCAGAGCACCTGGCGATGAGCATGGacctcgacgacgacgacgacagctTCTCCGACGAGGTGGCAGTGGCACCGGCCCGGCGCCTCAGCGGCGACAGCTTCAACGTTCTGAACACCAACACCTCCTCCAACAAGTCCGGTTCGGTCTTCTGCAGGCTGCTATACCTGCAGGTACTGGACCTGTCCAACAACCTGCTCACCGGGGAGCTGCCGGACTGCTGGTGGGAGATGCAGGCCTTGCAATTCATGGACCTGTCCAACAACTCTTTCTCAGGTGAGATCCCTGAAGCCCCGCCGTCCCACGACTGTTCGCTCGAATCGCTCCATCTTGCCGGCAATGGCTTCACAGGGGTCTTCCCGTCGGTCGTCAAGGGGTGTGGATCTCTGGCCACTCTAGACATTGGGAACAACCAGTTCTTTGGTAGAGTTCCTCCCTGGGTTGGAAGCCGTGTTCCAGCTCTGAAAATTCTCAGACTTCGGTCGAACAACTTCACTGGTGAAATTCCTCCGGAGATATCGCAGCTTCGGCAGCTTCAGTTGCTAGACTTGGCCAACAACAACTTCACAGGACCGATCCCAAGAGAGTTTGGGAAATTATCTGCCATGAAGAATCCGATAATTAATTCTACAGGATCGCTAACCGGGTCCAACTATCAGGATAGAATTGACATAATCTGGAAGGGGCAAGAGGTGATACTCCAAAAAATTCTTCAGCTCATGACGGGTATCGATTTGTCAGGCAATTCACTGTCCCAATGCATTCCAGAAGAGTTAACCAATCTCGAAGGCCTCCGGTTTCTAAACTTGTCAAGAAATAATCTGTCGTGCGGAATTCCTGAAAGTATTGGTAGTTTGAATGTTCTTGAGTCCCTTGACCTCTCGCTCAATGAACTGTCAGGAGCCATTCCTGTAGGCATGAGTAGTATGGTATTCATCAATACACTGAATCTCTCAAACAACCACTTATCGGGCAAAATACCCACAGGGAGTCAACTTCAGACCCTGACTGACCCATCGATTTACAGCAACAATCCTGGGCTCTGTGGACCTCCTTTGGATATTCCTTGCACAAATGCTTCACCTGCGCTGAACAAGAGAAATGATAAAGATTCCGACCAATGGCTGTATTACTGTGTGATTGCTGGAATTGTTTTTGGGTTTTGGCTATGGTATGGGATGATCTTGTCCATTCCGAAGTGGAGGCATTCTGCTTTCTTCTTTGTTGATGCCATGCAATACAAGGTTATGCTAAAGTTGCAGCCTATCGATCCATATCTTTCCAAAGAAAAGAGCGATCCATTTCTGTAG
- the LOC112872544 gene encoding probable leucine-rich repeat receptor-like protein kinase At1g35710, with amino-acid sequence MPTVAFLSLYLNYLNGSFPEFVLRSGNVTYLDLSQNGYSGPIPDVLPERLPNLRWLNLSANALSGRIPASLARVTRLQDLHVGGNNLTGGVPEFLGSMPQLRVLELGGSPLGGPLPRVLGRLKMLQHLDVKNAGLVSTLPPELGSLSDLVFVDLSGNHLSGSLPASFAGMQKMREFGISSNNLTGEIPGRLFASWPELISFQVQSNSLTGKIPPEVGKATKLKILFLFSNNLTGSIPPELGELANLTELDLSVNSLTGPIPSSFGNLKQLKRLALFFNGLTGKIPPEIGNMTALQVLDVNTNRLEGELPSAISSLRNLQYLALFDNNLSGTIPPDLGEGLALTDVSFANNSFSGELPRSLCAGLALQNFTANQNNFSGELPPCMKNCSDLYRVRLEGNHFTGDISEAFGVHPNMDYLDVSGNKLTGRLSDDWGQCPKVTRLHMDGNRLSGGIPVAFGSMASLQDLSLAANNLTGAIPPELGDLSVLFNLNLSHNSFSGPIPTSLGNNSKLQKVDLSGNMLNGTVPVGIGNLGSLTYLDLSKNKLSGHIPSELGNLVQLQIVLDLSSNSMSGPIPSNLEKLMNLQKLNLSRNELSGSIPAGFSRMSSLETVDFSYNQLTGEIPSGNAFQNSSAEAYIGNLGLCGNVQGIPSCDRSTSSGHHKRTVIEIVLSAVGAVLLAAIVAYLILACRRRPREQKVSEASTSDPYEPMIWEKEGKFTFLDIVNATDSFSESFCIGKGGFGSVYKAELASGQVVAVKRFHVAETGDISEASKKSFENEIKALTEVRHRNIVKLHGFCTSGDYMYLVYEYLERGSLGKTLYSEEGKKKLDWGMRVKVVQGIAHALAYLHHDCNPAIVHRDITVNNILLESEFEPRLSDFGTAKLLGSASTNWTSVAGSYGYMAPELAYTMRVTEKCDVYSFGVVTLEVMMGKHPGDLLTSLPAISASKEDDLLLQDILDQRLDPPMGELAEEIVFVVRIALACTRENPESRPSMRSVAQEISAHTQACLSEPFRQITVSKLTDYQK; translated from the exons ATGCCCACCGTCGCGTTCCTCTCGCTCTACCTCAACTACCTCAACGGCAGCTTCCCGGAGTTCGTGCTCCGCAGCGGCAACGTCACCTACCTCGATCTCTCGCAGAACGGGTACTCTGGGCCGATACCGGACGTGCTGCCGGAGCGGCTGCCCAACCTGCGGTGGCTCAACCTGTCAGCCAACGCATTATCCGGCCGGATCCCAGCGTCGCTCGCGAGGGTGACGAGGCTCCAGGACCTGCACGTTGGCGGCAACAACCTCACTGGCGGCGTCCCGGAATTCCTAGGGTCGATGCCGCAGCTCAGGGTCCTTGAGCTCGGCGGCAGCCCGCTCGGCGGGCCGCTCCCACGGGTTCTTGGCCGGCTCAAGATGCTGCAGCACCTCGATGTGAAGAATGCCGGGCTGGTTTCCACTCTGCCACCGGAGCTCGGCAGCCTCAGCGACCTCGTCTTCGTCGACCTATCCGGCAACCACCTCTCCGGGAGCTTGCCGGCGTCATTCGCCGGGATGCAGAAGATGCGCGAGTTCGGGATATCGTCGAACAATCTCACCGGCGAGATCCCAGGGAGGCTGTTCGCGAGCTGGCCGGAGCTCATATCGTTCCAAGTGCAGAGCAATTCGCTGACCGGCAAGATTCCGCCGGAGGTCGGCAAGGCGACGAAGCTGAAAATCCTGTTCCTCTTCAGCAACAACCTAACCGGCTCTAtcccgccggagctcggcgagCTGGCGAACCTGACCGAACTGGATTTGTCGGTGAACTCGCTCACCGGACCGATACCCAGCTCGTTTGGCAATCTCAAGCAGCTCAAGCGGCTGGCGCTCTTCTTCAACGGGCTCACCGGCAAGATCCCACCGGAGATCGGCAACATGACGGCGTTGCAAGTCTTGGACGTCAACACCAACCGTCTGGAAGGAGAGCTGCCTTCCGCCATCTCATCGCTGAGGAACCTCCAATACCTGGCATTGTTCGACAACAACCTGAGTGGCACCATCCCACCGGACCTAGGCGAAGGGCTGGCATTGACCGATGTGAGCTTCGCGAACAACAGTTTCTCCGGAGAGCTGCCGCGGAGCCTCTGTGCAGGTCTCGCGCTGCagaacttcacggcgaaccaaaACAACTTCAGtggcgagctgccgccgtgcaTGAAGAACTGCTCCGATCTGTACCGTGTGCGGCTGGAGGGGAACCACTTCACCGGCGACATCTCGGAGGCGTTTGGGGTGCACCCAAACATGGACTACCTGGATGTCTCTGGGAACAAGCTGACCGGCCGGCTGTCAGATGATTGGGGGCAATGCCCCAAGGTCACGCGCCTGCACATGGATGGCAACCGCTTATCAGGCGGCATTCCGGTGGCTTTTGGGAGCATGGCTAGCTTGCAGGACCTCAGCTTGGCTGCAAACAACTTGACAGGAGCAATTCCCCCTGAGCTGGGTGATCTCAGCGTTTTGTTCAACCTCAATCTTAGCCATAACTCCTTTTCTGGGCCGATTCCGACAAGTTTGGGCAACAATTCCAAATTGCAGAAAGTTGATTTGTCAGGGAACATGCTTAACGGGACCGTACCAGTGGGCATTGGCAATCTTGGTTCACTAACCTATCTTGATTTGAGCAAGAACAAGTTGTCAGGGCACATACCAAGTGAGCTCGGTAACCTGGTTCAGCTGCAGATTGTGCTTGATTTGAGCAGCAACTCAATGTCTGGTCCTATCCCTTCAAATCTTGAGAAGCTGATGAACCTACAGAAACTGAATTTGTCACGCAATGAGCTCAGCGGTTCAATTCCAGCAGGTTTCTCTCGCATGTCGAGCCTAGAAACTGTTGATTTCTCTTACAATCAGCTCACTGGTGAGATACCGTCAGGCAATGCTTTTCAGAACTCTTCGGCTGAGGCTTACATTGGGAATCTGGGGCTTTGCGGCAATGTGCAAGGCATTCCGTCTTGCGACCGTAGCACCTCTTCAGGGCATCACAAGAGAACAGTCATTGAAATAGTTCTCTCAGCAGTTGGAGCAGTGTTGCTGGCAGCCATTGTTGCTTACCTTATCCTAGCATGCAGAAGGAGACCCAGGGAGCAGAAAGTGTCGGAGGCGAGCACAAGTGATCCTTATGAGCCCATGATATGGGAAAAGGAGGGAAAATTCACGTTCCTCGACATCGTGAACGCCACAGACAGTTTCAGTGAATCCTTCTGCATTGGGAAAGGTGGGTTTGGGAGCGTGTACAAGGCCGAACTTGCCAGTGGGCAGGTCGTGGCCGTGAAGCGCTTCCATGTCGCTGAGACAGGAGACATATCGGAAGCGAGCAAGAAGAGCTTTGAGAATGAGATCAAGGCACTGACAGAGGTCCGCCATCGGAACATTGTCAAGCTCCATGGCTTCTGCACAAGTGGAGACTATATGTACCTAGTGTATGAATACCTGGAAAGGGGAAGCTTGGGCAAGACATTGTATAGTGAGGAAGGCAAGAAGAAGCTTGACTGGGGCATGAGGGTGAAGGTGGTCCAAGGGATTGCCCATGCTTTGGCCTACCTGCACCATGACTGCAACCCAGCAATTGTTCACCGAGACATCACCGTGAACAACATCTTGCTTGAATCAGAATTCGAGCCGCGGTTATCTGATTTTGGCACGGCAAAGCTTCTTGGTTCTGCCTCCACAAACTGGACTTCTGTAGCAGGGTCATATGGCTACATGGCTCCAG AATTGGCATACACAATGAGGGTCACAGAGAAATGTGATGTGTACAGCTTTGGAGTTGTTACTCTAGAGGTGATGATGGGGAAGCATCCTGGTGACCTCTTAACCTCCTTGCCAGCTATCTCTGCTTCAAAAGAAGATGACCTTTTACTCCAGGACATACTAGACCAGCGGTTGGATCCTCCAATGGGAGAGCTTGCAGAAGAAATTGTGTTTGTCGTGAGAATTGCACTGGCTTGCACACGGGAAAATCCTGAATCACGACCTTCCATGCGATCAGTGGCTCAAGAGATATCAGCTCATACTCAGGCATGTCTTTCTGAACCGTTCCGACAGATCACAGTGAGCAAGCTAACAGATTACCAGAAGTAA